In the genome of Anabas testudineus chromosome 4, fAnaTes1.2, whole genome shotgun sequence, one region contains:
- the fstl3 gene encoding follistatin-related protein 3 isoform X2 has product MSCLIFILGGILTLCQIGRNPASAGMCWLQQSQDQRCDMVLMRGVTREECCAGGRLDTAWSNTSLPMNEVSLLGFLGIVSCKPCKETCEGVKCGSGKVCKMKMGRPQCVCSPDCSHISRKQAMCGSDGKTYKDECALLMARCMGHPDLEIMYQGECKKSCFNVVCPGTHTCVTDQTNSAHCVMCRTTPCPIPMPSEQPICGNDNITYPSACHLRRATCFLGRSIGVRHYGHCNSAF; this is encoded by the exons ATGAGctgtctgatttttattttggggGGGATTCTCACTTTATGTCAGATTGGGAGAAATCCGGCCAGTG CTGGGATGTGCTGGCTGCAGCAGAGCCAAGACCAACGATGTGACATGGTGCTGATGAGAGGGGTGACCAGGGAGGAATGTTGTGCTGGGGGCCGCCTGGACACAGCATGGTCCAACACCAGTCTGCCCATGAATGAGGTCAGCCTGCTGGGCTTCCTGGGAATTGTCTCCTGTAAACCATGCaaag agACTTGCGAAGGAGTGAAATGCGGTTCCGGGAAAGTTTGCAAGATGAAGATGGGCAGGCCCCAGTGTGTGTGCTCTCCAGACTGTTCTCACATTTCCCGGAAGCAGGCCATGTGCGGCAGCGATGGGAAGACGTATAAGGATGAGTGTGCTCTGTTGATGGCTCGCTGCATGGGACACCCAGACCTGGAGATCATGTACCAGGGAGAGTGCAAAA AGTCGTGCTTCAACGTGGTGTGTCCAGGGACTCACACCTGTGTGACTGACCAGACCAACAGTGCCCACTGTGTCATGTGCCGTACCACACCTTGCCCAATACCCATGCCCTCTGAGCAGCCCATCTGTGGCAATGACAACATCACCTACCCTAGTGCCTGCCATCTCCGTCGCGCCACCTGCTTCTTGGGCCGCTCCATAGGAGTCCGCCACTACGGCCACTGCAACA GTGCGTTTTAA
- the fstl3 gene encoding follistatin-related protein 3 isoform X1: MSCLIFILGGILTLCQIGRNPASAGMCWLQQSQDQRCDMVLMRGVTREECCAGGRLDTAWSNTSLPMNEVSLLGFLGIVSCKPCKETCEGVKCGSGKVCKMKMGRPQCVCSPDCSHISRKQAMCGSDGKTYKDECALLMARCMGHPDLEIMYQGECKKSCFNVVCPGTHTCVTDQTNSAHCVMCRTTPCPIPMPSEQPICGNDNITYPSACHLRRATCFLGRSIGVRHYGHCNNPPRKPLDLDGSEENAV, from the exons ATGAGctgtctgatttttattttggggGGGATTCTCACTTTATGTCAGATTGGGAGAAATCCGGCCAGTG CTGGGATGTGCTGGCTGCAGCAGAGCCAAGACCAACGATGTGACATGGTGCTGATGAGAGGGGTGACCAGGGAGGAATGTTGTGCTGGGGGCCGCCTGGACACAGCATGGTCCAACACCAGTCTGCCCATGAATGAGGTCAGCCTGCTGGGCTTCCTGGGAATTGTCTCCTGTAAACCATGCaaag agACTTGCGAAGGAGTGAAATGCGGTTCCGGGAAAGTTTGCAAGATGAAGATGGGCAGGCCCCAGTGTGTGTGCTCTCCAGACTGTTCTCACATTTCCCGGAAGCAGGCCATGTGCGGCAGCGATGGGAAGACGTATAAGGATGAGTGTGCTCTGTTGATGGCTCGCTGCATGGGACACCCAGACCTGGAGATCATGTACCAGGGAGAGTGCAAAA AGTCGTGCTTCAACGTGGTGTGTCCAGGGACTCACACCTGTGTGACTGACCAGACCAACAGTGCCCACTGTGTCATGTGCCGTACCACACCTTGCCCAATACCCATGCCCTCTGAGCAGCCCATCTGTGGCAATGACAACATCACCTACCCTAGTGCCTGCCATCTCCGTCGCGCCACCTGCTTCTTGGGCCGCTCCATAGGAGTCCGCCACTACGGCCACTGCAACA ATCCCCCTCGGAAACCTTTGGATTTGGATGGCAGTGAGGAAAACGCTGTCTAG